A genome region from Microcella alkaliphila includes the following:
- the glmS gene encoding glutamine--fructose-6-phosphate transaminase (isomerizing): protein MCGIVGYVGQRGSLDVLLGGLKRLEYRGYDSAGVAVIAAGGELGTAKRAGKLGNLTDELSAHPIADGQTGIGHTRWATHGGPTDGNAHPHLGDGGKLALIHNGIIENFSELKAELAERGHTFASETDSEVAALLVGEAYRDTHDLTAAMLAVVNRLEGAFTLLAVHADEPDVVVGARRNSPLVVGLGEGENFLGSDVAAFVAYTKQAMEIGQDQLVTIRPGSVEVVDFDGNPVESRRFEVDWDASAADKGGWSSFMAKEISEEPDAVANTIRGRVTDGLVHIPELDGLGDDVLRSIDRVLIIACGTAAYAGMVGKYAIEQWARVPVDVELAHEFRYREPVLSPNTLVVSISQSGETMDTLMAVKYAREQGARTLSICNTQGATIPRESDAVVYTHAGPEVAVASTKAFVAQITACYLFGLQLAHVRETLSADAVRGLVADLQKVPDQLREVIASGERIAELAHWMADTRSVLFLGRHVGYPIALEGALKLKELAYIHAEGFAAGELKHGPIALIEPGQIVFVIVPSPRDKRSLHAKVVSNIQEIRARGARVIAIAEAGDVAVLPHADEVIRIPLASPFFEPLLAVVPLHFFGMELAAAKGLDVDQPRNLAKSVTVE from the coding sequence ATGTGTGGAATTGTGGGATACGTCGGCCAGCGCGGAAGTCTGGACGTTCTGCTGGGTGGGCTGAAGCGGCTCGAGTACCGCGGCTATGACTCGGCGGGCGTCGCCGTGATCGCCGCGGGCGGCGAACTGGGCACCGCGAAGCGTGCAGGAAAGCTGGGCAATCTGACCGACGAGCTGTCCGCGCATCCCATCGCCGACGGCCAGACGGGTATCGGCCACACGCGCTGGGCGACGCACGGCGGCCCGACCGACGGCAACGCGCACCCGCACCTCGGCGACGGCGGCAAGCTGGCACTCATTCACAACGGCATCATCGAGAACTTCAGCGAGCTGAAGGCCGAGCTCGCCGAGCGGGGTCACACCTTCGCGAGCGAGACCGACTCGGAGGTCGCGGCGCTGCTTGTCGGCGAGGCGTACCGCGACACCCACGACCTGACCGCCGCGATGCTCGCCGTCGTCAACCGGCTCGAGGGCGCCTTCACGCTGCTCGCCGTGCACGCTGACGAGCCCGACGTCGTGGTCGGCGCTCGCCGGAACTCCCCGCTCGTCGTGGGCCTCGGGGAGGGCGAAAACTTCCTCGGTTCGGACGTCGCCGCGTTCGTCGCCTACACGAAGCAGGCCATGGAGATCGGCCAGGACCAGCTCGTCACGATCCGCCCCGGCAGTGTCGAGGTCGTCGACTTCGACGGCAACCCCGTCGAGTCGCGCCGGTTCGAGGTCGACTGGGACGCCTCCGCCGCCGACAAGGGCGGCTGGTCGAGCTTCATGGCGAAGGAGATCAGCGAAGAGCCCGACGCGGTGGCCAACACGATCCGCGGCCGGGTGACGGACGGCCTCGTACACATTCCCGAGCTCGACGGCCTTGGTGACGACGTACTGCGCTCGATAGATCGCGTGCTCATCATCGCCTGCGGCACGGCCGCGTACGCCGGCATGGTCGGCAAGTACGCCATCGAGCAGTGGGCGCGCGTGCCCGTCGACGTCGAGCTCGCCCACGAGTTCCGCTATCGCGAGCCGGTGCTGTCGCCGAACACGCTGGTCGTGTCGATCAGCCAGTCGGGCGAAACGATGGACACGCTCATGGCGGTCAAGTACGCCCGCGAGCAGGGCGCGCGCACGCTGTCGATCTGTAACACGCAGGGAGCGACGATCCCGCGCGAGTCCGACGCCGTTGTGTACACGCACGCTGGCCCCGAGGTCGCGGTCGCCTCGACCAAGGCGTTTGTTGCACAGATCACCGCCTGTTACCTGTTCGGTCTGCAGCTCGCGCACGTGCGCGAGACGCTGTCGGCGGATGCCGTACGCGGGCTCGTCGCCGACCTCCAGAAGGTGCCCGACCAGCTTCGCGAGGTCATCGCGAGCGGCGAGCGCATCGCCGAACTCGCCCACTGGATGGCGGACACCCGCTCGGTGCTGTTCCTCGGCCGCCACGTCGGCTACCCGATCGCGCTGGAAGGTGCGCTGAAGCTGAAAGAGCTCGCGTACATCCATGCCGAAGGGTTCGCCGCCGGCGAGCTGAAGCACGGTCCGATCGCGTTGATCGAGCCCGGCCAGATCGTGTTCGTGATCGTGCCGAGCCCGCGCGATAAGCGTTCACTGCACGCCAAAGTCGTGTCGAACATCCAAGAGATTCGTGCCCGCGGTGCGCGCGTCATCGCGATCGCCGAGGCCGGTGACGTCGCCGTCTTGCCGCACGCCGACGAGGTCATTCGCATTCCGCTCGCGTCGCCGTTCTTCGAGCCGCTGCTCGCCGTTGTTCCGCTGCACTTTTTCGGCATGGAATTGGCGGCGGCGAAGGGTCTCGATGTCGATCAGCCGCGCAACCTCGCCAAGTCGGTCACGGTCGAGTAG
- the groES gene encoding co-chaperone GroES, which translates to MSVSIKPLEDRIVIQQVEAEQTTASGLVIPDTAKEKPQEGEVVAVGPGRIDDNGNRVPLDVAVGDRVLYSKYGGTEVKYGGEEFLVLSARDVLAVVVR; encoded by the coding sequence GTGTCGGTCTCCATCAAGCCGCTCGAAGATCGCATCGTCATCCAGCAGGTCGAGGCAGAGCAGACCACCGCGTCGGGTCTCGTGATCCCCGACACTGCGAAGGAAAAGCCCCAGGAGGGTGAAGTCGTCGCCGTCGGCCCCGGCCGCATTGACGACAACGGCAACCGCGTCCCGCTCGACGTCGCCGTCGGCGACCGCGTGCTGTACTCGAAGTACGGCGGCACCGAGGTCAAGTACGGCGGCGAGGAGTTCCTCGTGCTGTCGGCTCGCGACGTGCTGGCGGTCGTCGTCCGCTAA
- the coaA gene encoding type I pantothenate kinase — protein sequence MVEAHQAPGRDNGTGPSPREQSPFAELDRARWSALAPATPQPLTEHELIGLRGLGDQLDLREVAEVYQPLSRLLNLYAAGARDLHTATREFLGDRGPRTPFVIGVAGSVAVGKSTIARLLRELLSRWDDTPRVERVTTDGFLLPTAELSRRGILHRKGFPESYDRRALLRFVSRIKAGAEEVRAPVYSHLSYDIIPGAEIIVRRPDILIVEGLNVLQPPGPGASLAVSDLFDFTVYVDARTSDIADWYEQRFLKLQRGAFSDPRSYFHRYASLSEDEARITARRIWGDINEPNLTQNILPTRARASLVLRKERDHTVSTVLLRKI from the coding sequence ATGGTCGAGGCGCATCAGGCCCCCGGGCGCGACAACGGCACCGGCCCGTCCCCTCGCGAGCAGAGCCCGTTCGCGGAACTGGATCGCGCTCGGTGGTCAGCGCTTGCTCCCGCGACGCCACAGCCGCTCACGGAGCATGAACTCATCGGCCTGCGCGGTCTCGGCGACCAGCTTGACCTGCGCGAAGTGGCCGAGGTGTATCAACCACTCAGCCGGCTCCTGAACCTGTACGCCGCCGGCGCCCGCGATCTGCACACCGCGACGCGCGAGTTTCTCGGTGACCGCGGTCCGCGCACTCCGTTCGTCATCGGCGTCGCCGGCTCCGTGGCGGTCGGCAAGTCGACCATCGCGCGCCTCTTGCGCGAGCTCCTGTCACGGTGGGACGACACCCCTCGCGTCGAGCGCGTCACCACTGACGGATTCCTGCTGCCGACGGCCGAGCTCTCGCGGCGCGGCATCCTGCACCGCAAGGGGTTCCCCGAGAGCTACGACCGTCGGGCGCTGTTGCGGTTCGTGTCACGCATCAAAGCGGGCGCCGAGGAGGTGCGAGCACCGGTGTACTCGCACCTGTCGTACGACATCATCCCCGGCGCCGAAATCATCGTGCGCCGTCCCGACATCCTGATCGTCGAGGGCCTGAATGTCTTGCAGCCGCCTGGACCGGGCGCATCCCTCGCGGTCAGCGACCTGTTCGACTTCACCGTCTATGTGGATGCCCGCACGAGCGACATCGCCGACTGGTACGAACAGCGCTTCCTCAAGTTACAACGAGGCGCCTTCAGTGACCCGCGCAGCTACTTCCACCGCTATGCGAGCCTCAGCGAGGACGAGGCGCGCATCACGGCGCGGCGCATCTGGGGCGACATCAACGAGCCGAACCTGACGCAGAACATCCTGCCGACGCGCGCCCGCGCATCCCTCGTCTTGCGGAAGGAACGCGACCACACCGTGTCGACCGTGCTGCTGAGGAAGATCTGA
- a CDS encoding holo-ACP synthase encodes MIVGVGVDIVDLARFDRALTRTPGLRERLFAESERDRPVRSLAGRFAAKEAVMKALGATDGVRWHDMRIVSDSEGNPDVALSGRAAEIALSRGIARLHVSMSHDAGAAIAFVVAETAP; translated from the coding sequence GTGATCGTCGGAGTGGGTGTCGACATCGTCGACCTTGCCCGCTTCGACCGCGCGCTCACCCGCACTCCCGGGCTGCGAGAGCGGCTCTTCGCCGAGTCGGAACGCGACCGACCGGTGCGCTCGCTCGCCGGCCGATTCGCTGCGAAGGAGGCGGTGATGAAGGCTCTCGGCGCGACCGACGGCGTTCGCTGGCACGACATGCGCATCGTCTCCGATTCCGAGGGCAATCCCGATGTCGCCCTGAGTGGTCGCGCCGCCGAGATCGCGCTCTCTCGCGGTATCGCGCGACTGCACGTGTCGATGTCGCATGACGCGGGGGCGGCGATCGCCTTCGTGGTGGCGGAGACGGCGCCGTGA
- a CDS encoding DUF4190 domain-containing protein has translation MATTTPPASPDEPVEPAADVTPEPVAANPYAPPPAEPAAGPAYGGAPAAPKQTLAIVSLVTGISGVVLSFFVLGLLPAIAGVVTGHMALKREPHARGLALGGLITSYVGLALSILIGLLILIPFVMIFIGLGALGTTGTF, from the coding sequence ATGGCGACCACCACGCCCCCCGCCAGCCCCGACGAACCCGTCGAGCCTGCTGCCGACGTCACGCCCGAGCCTGTCGCCGCCAACCCCTACGCACCGCCGCCCGCAGAGCCCGCAGCGGGTCCCGCCTACGGCGGCGCCCCCGCGGCCCCCAAGCAGACCCTCGCGATTGTCTCGCTCGTCACCGGTATTTCGGGCGTCGTGCTGTCGTTCTTCGTGCTGGGCCTCCTGCCCGCGATCGCCGGTGTGGTCACCGGGCACATGGCGCTGAAGCGCGAGCCGCACGCCCGCGGCCTCGCCCTCGGCGGCCTGATCACCAGCTACGTCGGCCTGGCTCTGTCGATCTTGATCGGCCTGCTGATTCTGATCCCGTTCGTGATGATCTTCATAGGGCTCGGCGCGCTCGGCACGACCGGCACCTTCTAG
- a CDS encoding THUMP-like domain-containing protein yields MDAAELRELLTSEALRLLDALPESDSPTDAVALVSVLRKEGHSAARVAAVLTQYRLRRKARAKFGPFADRMLFTEAGLEQASRLRVAAQHAGRFARAGLTRVADLGCGVGGDALALSSLDFTVTAVERDPATAAVAGYNLAPFPNASVVNADLADVDLTDVDALWLDPARRSGARKLSRPDDWSPSLDVALDLSRRLPTGIKLAPAMDRGLIPDSHEAQWVSDGGDVVEVVLWSGALARNGIRRAALVLAADGSAHELTAEADSADEETGPLGEYLYEPDGAVIRARLIGDLARSLDARPVHPTIAYLSNDRLTPTPFAAAFRVRERWPLKKAVIARGLAERGIGTVEIKKRGVDIDPAEFRKALKPKGDASATLILTRVGAERVALLVDRV; encoded by the coding sequence ATGGATGCGGCCGAACTACGCGAGCTACTCACCTCGGAGGCGCTGCGCCTGCTCGACGCGCTACCCGAATCCGACTCCCCCACTGACGCCGTCGCACTCGTCTCAGTTCTCCGCAAGGAGGGGCACTCAGCCGCGCGCGTCGCCGCAGTACTCACCCAATACCGGCTTCGCCGGAAGGCGCGGGCCAAGTTCGGCCCCTTCGCCGATCGCATGCTGTTCACCGAGGCGGGGCTCGAGCAGGCCTCGCGCCTGCGGGTCGCCGCCCAGCACGCAGGCCGCTTCGCCCGCGCCGGTCTCACCCGGGTCGCCGATCTCGGCTGCGGTGTCGGCGGCGACGCCCTCGCGCTCTCCTCGCTCGACTTCACCGTCACGGCGGTCGAGCGCGACCCCGCCACCGCCGCCGTCGCCGGCTACAACCTCGCGCCGTTTCCGAACGCGTCCGTCGTGAACGCCGACCTCGCCGACGTCGACCTCACCGACGTCGACGCGCTCTGGCTCGACCCGGCCCGCCGCTCGGGCGCTCGCAAGCTCAGCCGTCCCGATGACTGGTCGCCGTCGCTCGACGTCGCGCTCGACCTGTCGCGGCGACTCCCCACCGGCATCAAGCTCGCCCCCGCAATGGACCGCGGCCTCATTCCCGACAGCCACGAAGCGCAGTGGGTAAGCGACGGCGGCGACGTCGTCGAGGTGGTGCTCTGGTCGGGGGCGCTCGCCCGCAACGGCATCCGCCGGGCAGCCCTCGTGCTCGCCGCCGACGGCAGTGCCCACGAGCTCACGGCGGAGGCCGACAGTGCCGACGAAGAGACGGGCCCGCTCGGCGAGTACCTGTACGAGCCCGACGGGGCCGTCATTCGGGCGCGCCTGATCGGCGACCTGGCGCGGTCTCTGGATGCTCGCCCCGTGCATCCGACAATCGCCTACCTCTCGAACGATCGCCTCACGCCGACACCGTTCGCGGCCGCGTTCCGCGTGCGCGAGCGCTGGCCGCTCAAGAAGGCCGTGATCGCACGCGGCCTCGCCGAGAGGGGAATCGGCACGGTCGAGATCAAGAAGCGCGGGGTCGACATCGACCCGGCCGAGTTCCGGAAGGCGCTTAAGCCGAAGGGGGACGCGTCAGCGACGCTGATCCTCACCCGGGTCGGGGCCGAACGGGTCGCCCTGCTCGTCGACCGCGTCTGA
- the alr gene encoding alanine racemase: MSRPFREARISRQAIAQNVEVMRKLAPAPRAMAVVKADGYGHGAILAARAALEAGADMLGVADLEEAFELRAAGIDAPVLAWIHPSGADLAAAAEAGIMVGVNSIAQLRQAADAGHRGTIHVKVDTGLSRNGVARDEWALFVDELAHAVHHDGLRLGGVFSHLSNTSPDEDRAQIVAFEEFVDAVRAANLDPGLRHLAASAGALDHPAARYDMVRLGISIYGLPPEDHHRDLPLTPAMELSAEIVHVKRVPAGSGVSYGYRYRTARPTTLALVPLGYADGIPRHTDGASVLVGDHRMPVVGRVAMDQFVVDAGDHPVSVGDRAILFGDPRTTGAPSAVDWADAAGTIGYEIVTRLGRRVTRTRA; encoded by the coding sequence GTGAGCCGGCCCTTCCGCGAAGCGCGAATCTCGCGCCAGGCGATCGCGCAGAACGTCGAGGTGATGCGCAAACTCGCCCCGGCCCCGCGCGCCATGGCCGTGGTGAAGGCCGACGGCTACGGACACGGCGCCATCCTCGCGGCTCGCGCCGCTCTGGAAGCGGGCGCCGACATGCTGGGCGTCGCCGACCTCGAGGAGGCGTTCGAGCTGCGCGCGGCCGGTATCGACGCTCCCGTGCTCGCGTGGATCCACCCGAGCGGCGCCGACCTTGCCGCTGCGGCGGAGGCCGGCATCATGGTCGGCGTCAACTCGATCGCGCAGCTGCGTCAGGCTGCCGACGCGGGGCACCGCGGCACCATCCACGTGAAGGTTGATACCGGGCTGTCGCGCAACGGCGTCGCCCGCGACGAGTGGGCTCTGTTCGTCGACGAGCTCGCGCACGCCGTTCACCACGACGGCCTCCGACTCGGCGGCGTCTTCAGCCACCTGTCGAACACGTCGCCCGACGAGGACCGCGCGCAGATCGTCGCGTTCGAAGAGTTCGTCGACGCCGTGCGCGCCGCGAACCTCGACCCGGGGCTGCGTCACCTCGCCGCGTCGGCCGGCGCCCTCGACCACCCCGCGGCGCGCTACGACATGGTGCGGCTCGGCATCTCGATCTACGGACTGCCGCCGGAAGACCACCACCGTGACCTGCCGCTCACTCCCGCGATGGAACTCAGCGCCGAGATCGTTCACGTCAAGCGCGTGCCCGCCGGCAGCGGCGTCTCGTACGGCTACCGTTACCGCACCGCCCGCCCGACGACGCTCGCGCTCGTGCCTCTCGGCTACGCCGACGGCATTCCGCGTCATACCGACGGCGCCTCCGTCCTCGTCGGCGACCACCGGATGCCCGTGGTCGGCCGCGTCGCCATGGACCAGTTCGTCGTCGACGCCGGCGACCACCCCGTGTCCGTCGGTGACCGCGCCATCCTCTTCGGCGACCCCCGCACCACCGGGGCGCCTTCGGCCGTCGACTGGGCCGACGCCGCTGGCACGATCGGCTACGAGATCGTCACCCGCCTGGGTCGCCGCGTGACGAGAACCCGCGCATGA
- the rarD gene encoding EamA family transporter RarD codes for MSDQREKSRGFAFAAGAYGLWGLLPVYFIALQPSGAIEIVAWRILLSLVFCLILLTATRTLALLAGIVRDRRLLGLSAVTAVLIGINWHVYLYGSLNGFIVEAALGYFINPLVSIALGVIFLRERLRPVQWVAVGISVVAVIVLTVGYGRLPWIALVLAFSFGFYGFVKNRMGRQVTAVAGLTLESAWLVPLAVAELFVVALFFDGLTMGREGLGHGVLLGLAGVVTAVPLLLFAAAARRLPLTLLGFFQYFAPILQFLFGVFVMLEPMPLERWVGFALVWVALMVLTADAVRQRRRALRGAAADPAPLTGPVQTV; via the coding sequence GTGAGCGACCAGCGCGAGAAGAGCCGGGGGTTTGCTTTCGCCGCCGGTGCGTACGGGCTCTGGGGCCTTCTGCCGGTCTACTTCATCGCGCTGCAACCCTCCGGGGCGATCGAGATTGTGGCCTGGCGAATCCTGCTCTCCCTTGTCTTCTGTCTGATCCTGCTGACCGCGACCCGCACCCTGGCCCTGCTTGCCGGGATCGTCCGTGATCGTCGCCTGCTCGGGCTGAGCGCCGTGACCGCGGTCCTGATCGGCATCAACTGGCACGTGTACCTGTACGGGTCCCTCAACGGGTTCATCGTCGAGGCGGCGCTCGGGTACTTCATCAACCCGCTCGTGTCGATCGCGCTCGGCGTCATCTTCCTCCGTGAGCGCCTGCGGCCCGTGCAGTGGGTCGCGGTCGGCATCAGCGTCGTCGCCGTCATCGTCCTGACCGTCGGCTACGGCCGGCTTCCCTGGATCGCCCTGGTGCTCGCCTTCTCGTTCGGCTTCTACGGCTTCGTCAAGAACCGCATGGGCAGGCAGGTCACGGCGGTCGCGGGCCTCACCCTCGAGTCGGCGTGGCTCGTGCCCCTCGCGGTCGCCGAACTCTTCGTCGTCGCCCTGTTCTTCGACGGGCTCACGATGGGGCGTGAGGGTCTCGGCCACGGCGTGCTGTTGGGACTCGCGGGAGTGGTGACCGCGGTGCCCCTCCTCTTGTTCGCGGCCGCCGCCAGACGCCTGCCGCTGACGCTTCTGGGGTTCTTCCAGTACTTCGCGCCGATCCTGCAGTTCCTGTTCGGCGTGTTCGTCATGCTCGAACCGATGCCGCTCGAACGCTGGGTCGGCTTCGCTCTCGTCTGGGTCGCCCTCATGGTGCTGACCGCCGACGCCGTCCGCCAGCGGCGGCGAGCCCTGCGCGGCGCGGCCGCCGACCCCGCGCCGTTGACGGGCCCCGTGCAAACCGTGTGA
- the tsaB gene encoding tRNA (adenosine(37)-N6)-threonylcarbamoyltransferase complex dimerization subunit type 1 TsaB has product MLLAIDTSAGTAVAAVAGDGRVLAERSTADTRRHAEVIGPFLAEVLAGADAAAAGGDADPLTGVVTGIGPGPFTGLRVGIAAARAVAIARGVPLLPVPSHDAVALDLIEGGVAAGRFCVVTDARRREVAVTEYAAALPVPSVVRPARLEPRLGFAPDEGVVLYEVTEIPATALAHVAAARLAAGATFPDPQPLYLRAPDVTMPTGPKRVTS; this is encoded by the coding sequence GTGCTGCTCGCGATCGACACGTCTGCCGGCACGGCCGTCGCAGCCGTGGCCGGGGATGGCCGCGTTCTCGCCGAGCGCTCGACGGCCGACACGCGTCGGCACGCGGAGGTGATTGGGCCATTCCTCGCGGAGGTGCTTGCGGGCGCCGACGCGGCGGCGGCGGGCGGTGACGCCGACCCGCTGACCGGCGTCGTCACCGGGATCGGCCCCGGCCCGTTCACGGGCCTGCGCGTCGGCATCGCCGCCGCCCGCGCCGTGGCGATCGCTCGGGGGGTGCCGCTGCTGCCGGTGCCGAGCCACGATGCCGTCGCGCTCGACCTCATCGAGGGCGGCGTCGCGGCCGGCCGCTTCTGCGTCGTCACCGACGCCCGCCGTCGCGAAGTCGCCGTCACCGAGTACGCGGCCGCCTTGCCGGTGCCGAGCGTCGTGCGCCCGGCGCGTCTCGAACCGCGGCTCGGCTTCGCGCCCGATGAGGGCGTCGTGCTCTACGAGGTGACCGAGATTCCGGCGACCGCGCTCGCGCACGTCGCGGCGGCACGGCTCGCCGCGGGCGCGACGTTCCCCGACCCGCAACCGCTCTACCTGCGCGCCCCCGACGTGACGATGCCCACGGGGCCGAAGAGGGTGACGTCGTGA
- the tsaD gene encoding tRNA (adenosine(37)-N6)-threonylcarbamoyltransferase complex transferase subunit TsaD codes for MNTDNPLVLGIETSCDETGVGIVRGTELLANTIASSMDEHARFGGVVPEVAARAHLEALTPTIEQALETAGVALADVDAIAVTSGPGLAGALMVGVGAAKALAVALDKPFYAVNHLVGHVGADLLRDDEGELELPTIALLVSGGHTSLLHVRSLTHDVELLGETIDDAAGEAFDKVARLLGLPYPGGPHIDRAAATGDPRAVRFPRGLTLPKDLEKHRYDFSFSGLKTAVARHVERMRDDGLDVPVADIAASFREAVADVLTAKAIAACRDLGVPRLLLGGGVVANARVRELAAERAKAAGVALRIPPLSLCTDNGAMIAAIAAQRIMAGHAPSSLDVAADSTLPVTVVQA; via the coding sequence GTGAACACCGACAATCCGTTGGTCCTCGGAATCGAGACGAGTTGCGACGAGACCGGAGTCGGCATCGTGCGCGGCACGGAGCTGCTCGCGAACACCATCGCCAGCTCGATGGACGAACACGCCCGCTTCGGCGGTGTCGTGCCCGAGGTAGCGGCCCGCGCGCACCTCGAGGCGCTCACCCCGACGATCGAGCAGGCGCTCGAGACGGCGGGAGTCGCGCTCGCCGACGTCGACGCGATCGCCGTGACGAGTGGGCCGGGGCTCGCCGGTGCCCTGATGGTCGGCGTGGGCGCGGCGAAGGCGCTCGCCGTCGCGCTCGACAAGCCCTTCTACGCCGTCAACCACCTGGTTGGGCACGTCGGCGCCGACCTTCTGCGCGACGACGAGGGCGAGCTCGAGCTTCCCACCATCGCGCTCCTCGTCTCGGGCGGGCACACGAGCCTGCTGCACGTTCGCAGCCTCACGCATGACGTCGAACTGCTGGGCGAGACCATCGACGACGCGGCGGGCGAGGCCTTCGACAAGGTGGCGCGTCTGCTCGGCCTGCCCTACCCGGGCGGTCCGCACATCGACCGGGCGGCGGCCACGGGCGACCCCCGGGCCGTGCGCTTTCCGCGCGGCCTTACGCTGCCCAAAGACCTCGAGAAGCACCGCTACGACTTCTCGTTCTCAGGGCTCAAGACTGCCGTTGCCCGCCACGTCGAACGGATGCGCGACGACGGCCTCGACGTACCCGTCGCCGACATTGCGGCCTCCTTCCGTGAGGCGGTCGCCGACGTGCTCACCGCCAAGGCGATCGCGGCGTGCCGTGATCTCGGTGTGCCCCGCCTGCTGCTCGGTGGGGGAGTGGTGGCGAATGCCCGCGTGCGCGAGTTGGCCGCCGAGCGGGCGAAGGCCGCGGGGGTTGCCCTGCGCATCCCGCCCCTGTCGTTGTGCACCGACAACGGGGCAATGATCGCGGCCATCGCCGCCCAGCGCATCATGGCGGGGCACGCGCCGTCGTCGCTCGATGTCGCCGCCGATTCGACGTTGCCCGTTACCGTCGTCCAAGCCTGA
- the rimI gene encoding ribosomal protein S18-alanine N-acetyltransferase yields MTGAPSIRLRDAEVSDLDAIMALETATFPGDAWSRDAMLAELASPHTLYLVVHSDDELVGYAGLSAPSGADQADIQTIAVDGTHRRLGIGTLLVEQLLTAARGRGAREVFLEVRADNPGARALYERHGFVEIGVRPRYYQPDDVDAVVMRANIAPVEGVA; encoded by the coding sequence GTGACCGGAGCCCCGAGCATCCGGCTGCGCGACGCCGAGGTGAGCGACCTCGACGCGATCATGGCGCTTGAGACCGCGACCTTCCCCGGCGACGCGTGGAGCCGTGACGCCATGCTCGCCGAACTCGCCTCGCCGCACACCCTCTACCTCGTGGTGCACTCTGATGACGAGCTCGTCGGCTACGCGGGCCTGAGCGCGCCGAGCGGGGCCGACCAGGCCGACATCCAGACCATCGCGGTCGACGGCACCCACCGACGACTCGGTATCGGCACCCTGCTCGTCGAGCAGCTGCTCACCGCGGCGCGCGGCCGCGGCGCGCGCGAAGTGTTCCTCGAGGTGCGGGCCGACAACCCGGGTGCCCGGGCCCTGTACGAGCGGCACGGCTTCGTCGAGATCGGCGTGCGGCCCCGCTACTACCAGCCCGACGACGTGGATGCCGTGGTCATGCGGGCGAACATCGCACCGGTTGAGGGGGTCGCGTGA
- the tsaE gene encoding tRNA (adenosine(37)-N6)-threonylcarbamoyltransferase complex ATPase subunit type 1 TsaE, giving the protein MTGAPAAKTSPQPPALTIADPEAMHAFGARVAAQLRAGDVLVLTGELGAGKTTFTRGLGEALGVRGAVTSPTFVLARTHPRGAGAPLVHVDAYRLSDAAELDDLDLDLAASITVIEWGAGLVDAICDEWLELVIERPVGGGAGVGDAPRASDEDIDPDAELAEPRIVRFRAVGPRGAELLDAIA; this is encoded by the coding sequence ATGACGGGCGCGCCCGCGGCGAAGACCTCGCCGCAGCCCCCCGCGCTGACAATCGCCGACCCCGAGGCCATGCACGCGTTCGGTGCCCGCGTCGCGGCCCAGTTGCGTGCGGGCGACGTGCTCGTGCTCACCGGCGAGCTCGGGGCGGGCAAGACCACCTTCACGCGCGGCCTCGGCGAGGCCCTCGGCGTGCGCGGCGCGGTCACCAGCCCCACCTTCGTGCTCGCCCGCACCCACCCCCGCGGGGCCGGCGCGCCCCTCGTGCATGTCGACGCCTACCGACTCTCCGACGCCGCCGAACTCGACGACCTCGACCTCGACCTGGCCGCGTCCATCACGGTCATCGAGTGGGGCGCCGGCCTCGTCGACGCCATCTGCGACGAGTGGCTCGAGCTGGTCATCGAGCGGCCCGTCGGCGGCGGGGCGGGCGTCGGGGACGCGCCCCGAGCATCCGACGAGGACATTGATCCGGATGCTGAGCTCGCCGAACCGCGCATCGTGCGTTTCCGCGCGGTCGGCCCCCGCGGCGCCGAACTGCTCGACGCGATTGCCTAG